The following are from one region of the Bradyrhizobium septentrionale genome:
- the tnpC gene encoding IS66 family transposase — MTLSSRLAALSEECSTLATERDAAIAQRDAAIQENDKLLMILSQYKRTIFGPRSETLDIGQLSLFTIRAQAVRAAANDDVTGGRLPDGAEGRGKRPARRNRGKLPEHLPRIDVVIDIESHICPCCGEQLHKIGETVKEAFDVIPMQYRVKRIMRPRYGCRGCRQGVLQAPAPAQAIDGGMVTEALLAHVAVMKYGYQLPLYRQEQMFAAQGITLDRQTLASWMGRVAWWLKPLHALLRRAVMSYPRLFADETPLPVLDPGRGRTKVCQFWAIATDDRPWGGPAPPAVVYVFAEDRKAIRARQLFGDYDGILQVDGYAGYKGLIKNGGRLVQLAFCFAHARRKFWDVHIATKSPIAAEALQRIAMFYAIEDRIRGLPATQRAAVRQSDTRPLIEDFKPWLEARLLEVSKKSGLGKAIRYTLNHWDGLTRFIDDGRIEIDSNTVERSIKPIGLGKKNYLFAGSEGGAETWATLASLINSAKLHDIDPRHYFTDVLERIVSGRTKINQLNTLLPWNWKAERDGSEPKLAA; from the coding sequence ATGACGCTATCGTCACGGCTTGCGGCGTTGTCGGAGGAATGCAGCACGCTGGCGACCGAGCGTGATGCAGCGATCGCCCAACGCGACGCTGCGATCCAGGAGAACGACAAGCTCCTGATGATCCTGTCCCAGTACAAGCGCACGATCTTCGGTCCGCGCTCCGAGACACTGGATATCGGACAGCTGTCTCTCTTCACCATCAGGGCACAGGCGGTTCGTGCCGCCGCCAACGACGACGTGACCGGAGGCAGGCTGCCTGACGGAGCGGAGGGCCGTGGAAAGCGACCGGCGCGACGCAACCGGGGGAAGCTTCCGGAGCATTTGCCGCGCATCGATGTCGTGATCGATATCGAGAGCCACATCTGCCCTTGCTGCGGCGAGCAGCTGCACAAGATCGGGGAGACCGTCAAGGAAGCCTTCGACGTCATTCCGATGCAGTACCGGGTCAAGCGCATCATGCGTCCACGGTACGGCTGCCGGGGATGCCGCCAGGGTGTTCTGCAGGCACCCGCGCCGGCCCAGGCGATCGACGGTGGAATGGTGACGGAAGCCTTGCTGGCCCACGTCGCGGTGATGAAATACGGCTACCAGCTGCCGCTGTATCGCCAGGAACAGATGTTTGCCGCCCAAGGCATCACGCTCGACCGGCAAACGCTGGCCTCGTGGATGGGCCGCGTCGCCTGGTGGCTGAAGCCGCTTCACGCGCTGTTGCGCCGCGCAGTGATGTCCTACCCGCGGCTGTTTGCCGACGAGACGCCGCTGCCAGTTCTCGATCCCGGCCGTGGCAGAACCAAAGTCTGCCAGTTCTGGGCGATCGCCACCGACGACCGCCCGTGGGGCGGCCCGGCGCCGCCGGCAGTAGTCTACGTGTTCGCCGAGGATCGCAAGGCAATCCGCGCCAGGCAGCTGTTTGGAGACTACGACGGCATCCTGCAGGTCGACGGCTACGCCGGGTACAAGGGGCTGATTAAAAACGGCGGCCGTCTGGTACAACTGGCGTTCTGCTTCGCGCATGCGCGGCGGAAGTTCTGGGACGTCCACATCGCGACGAAATCGCCGATTGCCGCGGAAGCGCTGCAGCGGATCGCGATGTTCTACGCCATTGAGGATCGCATTCGCGGTTTGCCGGCGACGCAGCGAGCTGCGGTGCGACAATCCGACACCAGACCGCTGATCGAGGACTTCAAGCCCTGGCTCGAGGCGCGACTGCTGGAAGTCTCGAAGAAATCCGGCCTTGGCAAGGCGATCCGCTACACCCTCAACCATTGGGATGGCCTGACGCGATTCATCGATGATGGGCGCATCGAGATCGACAGCAATACGGTCGAACGCAGCATCAAGCCGATCGGGCTGGGAAAGAAAAACTATCTGTTCGCAGGCAGTGAGGGCGGCGCCGAAACCTGGGCCACTCTCGCATCACTCATCAACTCCGCAAAGCTTCACGACATCGACCCACGGCACTATTTTACTGATGTTCTCGAGCGCATCGTCTCCGGACGTACCAAGATCAATCAGCTGAACACGCTGCTGCCGTGGAATTGGAAAGCCGAGCGCGATGGTTCGGAGCCAAAGCTCGCCGCTTGA
- a CDS encoding methanol/ethanol family PQQ-dependent dehydrogenase, whose amino-acid sequence MTSKQWLLSGCVAFTCLVSTYAVAGPIENYSPVTSARLENPEPGNWMLYRRTYDGQGYSPLNQINTSNVKDLKPVWTFSTGVIEGHEAPPIVNNGVMFAATPMGQVIALNAKTGEEYWRYKRQLPDDLFQLHPTSRGVGLWQDKVYFATTDDHVVALDAKTGKVVWDTKVQDYKKGQYLTLMPLVVDGKVIVGGSGGEFGVRGYVVAYDADSGKELWRTFTIPGEGEPGHETWSGDDWKSGGGSAWMTGVYDRDNKTILWGVGNAAPWPGSAHAGDNLYTSSVIGLDPETGKIKKHFQYHQNDSWDWDEVDAPMLVDLQRDGRSFKSLIHPGRDAIFWVLENKPDKINYVSGWPFVKTNVWKGIEAETGRPIVDPDHKPVIGKRVEFCPSLWGGKDWPSAAYSQSTKLVYVPANENFCGGFTGEKQPLVPGQLWLGTKPEDIGLTPAPNADHFGELQAWDPATGKKVWQHDFKTSQLFGSVTATAGDLVLAGGTNDRMFRIFNAKTGELLWEQKTNSGIMAMPMSYEVDGTQYIAVQSGWGVDAQRIQDALAGKVAGFENNVPQGGVIWVFALNKK is encoded by the coding sequence ATGACAAGCAAGCAGTGGTTACTGTCGGGTTGCGTCGCATTCACGTGTCTCGTCTCGACCTACGCCGTCGCGGGGCCGATCGAAAACTACAGTCCGGTGACGTCAGCGCGTCTCGAAAATCCCGAACCCGGCAACTGGATGCTCTATCGCCGGACCTATGACGGACAGGGTTATAGTCCGCTCAATCAGATCAACACCTCCAACGTCAAGGATCTCAAGCCGGTCTGGACTTTCTCCACCGGCGTGATCGAAGGCCATGAGGCGCCGCCGATCGTCAACAATGGCGTGATGTTCGCCGCGACCCCGATGGGGCAGGTGATCGCACTCAACGCCAAGACCGGCGAGGAATATTGGCGGTACAAGCGCCAGCTTCCCGACGATCTGTTCCAGTTGCACCCGACCAGCCGTGGCGTCGGCCTGTGGCAGGACAAGGTCTACTTTGCCACGACCGACGACCACGTCGTCGCGCTCGACGCCAAGACCGGCAAGGTGGTCTGGGACACCAAGGTCCAGGACTACAAGAAGGGGCAATATCTGACGCTGATGCCGCTGGTGGTCGACGGCAAGGTGATCGTGGGCGGCTCCGGCGGCGAGTTCGGCGTGCGCGGCTATGTCGTCGCCTACGATGCCGACAGCGGCAAGGAACTCTGGCGCACCTTCACCATCCCCGGCGAAGGCGAGCCCGGCCATGAGACCTGGAGCGGCGACGACTGGAAGTCGGGCGGTGGATCGGCCTGGATGACCGGCGTCTACGACAGGGACAACAAGACGATCCTCTGGGGCGTCGGCAACGCTGCGCCGTGGCCGGGCTCGGCTCACGCCGGCGACAACCTCTACACCAGCTCCGTGATCGGCCTCGATCCCGAGACCGGCAAGATCAAGAAGCACTTCCAGTATCACCAGAACGATTCCTGGGACTGGGACGAGGTCGATGCGCCGATGCTGGTCGACCTGCAGCGTGACGGACGTTCGTTCAAGAGCCTGATCCACCCGGGACGCGACGCGATCTTCTGGGTGCTCGAGAACAAGCCCGACAAGATCAACTACGTGTCCGGCTGGCCGTTCGTGAAGACCAATGTCTGGAAAGGCATCGAGGCCGAGACCGGCCGGCCGATCGTCGATCCCGACCACAAGCCGGTGATCGGCAAGCGGGTCGAGTTCTGCCCGTCGCTGTGGGGCGGCAAGGATTGGCCGTCGGCGGCGTACAGCCAGAGCACCAAGCTCGTCTATGTTCCCGCCAACGAGAATTTCTGCGGCGGCTTCACCGGCGAGAAGCAACCGCTGGTTCCCGGCCAGCTCTGGCTCGGCACCAAGCCGGAGGACATCGGACTGACGCCCGCACCGAACGCCGATCATTTCGGCGAGTTGCAGGCGTGGGACCCGGCCACCGGCAAGAAGGTCTGGCAGCACGACTTCAAGACCTCGCAGCTGTTCGGCTCGGTCACGGCAACTGCCGGTGACCTGGTTCTGGCCGGCGGCACCAACGACCGGATGTTCCGCATCTTCAATGCCAAGACCGGCGAGCTGTTGTGGGAGCAGAAGACCAACTCCGGCATCATGGCGATGCCGATGTCCTATGAGGTCGATGGAACGCAATACATCGCGGTCCAGTCGGGCTGGGGCGTCGACGCGCAGCGCATCCAGGACGCGCTTGCCGGCAAGGTCGCGGGCTTCGAGAACAACGTGCCGCAAGGCGGCGTGATCTGGGTGTTCGCGCTCAACAAGAAGTAG
- a CDS encoding Fic family protein, which produces MPKYIYERSDWPDFRWNHEALAQQLAAVRHRQGRLIGRMQALGFPLREEAVLKTLTEDVLKSSEIEGEILDKDQVRSSIARRLGMDAGALPQADRNVDGVVEMMLDATQRFKEPLTDERLFGWHGALFPTGRSGLSKIKVGAWRDEASGPMQVLSGPYGREKVHYEAPGADRIDHDMKAFLAWYNADDKLDPVIKAALAHLWFVTIHPFDDGNGRIARAIADMSLARSEDSPQRFYSMSAQIRMERNTYYDMLEATQKGDLDVTQWLEWFLACLDRAFDGAEAVLANVFHKAEFWKRYAQAPLNKRQRDILNRLLDGFEGKLTSSKYAKIEKCSADTALRDISELVDRGILTKDEGGGRSTSYSLTDTQPTEMS; this is translated from the coding sequence ATGCCGAAATACATCTATGAACGTTCAGATTGGCCCGACTTCCGATGGAATCACGAGGCCCTCGCTCAGCAACTGGCCGCAGTACGTCACCGGCAAGGACGGCTAATCGGCCGCATGCAGGCGCTTGGTTTCCCGTTACGGGAAGAGGCGGTCTTGAAAACACTGACCGAGGACGTTCTTAAATCCAGTGAGATTGAAGGCGAGATTCTAGACAAGGATCAAGTCCGGTCGTCCATCGCCCGGCGCCTGGGGATGGACGCCGGCGCGCTCCCGCAAGCCGACCGCAACGTCGACGGCGTCGTCGAGATGATGCTCGATGCCACGCAGCGATTCAAAGAACCGCTCACCGACGAGCGATTATTCGGCTGGCACGGGGCGCTCTTTCCGACCGGGCGCAGTGGCTTAAGCAAAATCAAAGTCGGCGCATGGCGAGACGAGGCATCCGGTCCCATGCAGGTCCTCTCCGGCCCGTATGGTCGCGAGAAGGTCCATTACGAAGCCCCCGGCGCTGACCGGATCGATCATGACATGAAGGCCTTTCTCGCCTGGTACAATGCTGACGACAAACTCGACCCGGTTATCAAGGCCGCGCTTGCCCATCTGTGGTTTGTGACCATCCATCCGTTCGACGACGGCAATGGGCGGATTGCACGCGCGATTGCCGACATGTCGCTCGCGCGATCGGAGGATAGTCCGCAGCGATTCTACAGCATGTCGGCGCAGATCCGTATGGAGCGGAATACCTATTACGACATGCTCGAAGCCACGCAGAAAGGTGACCTCGATGTCACCCAGTGGCTTGAATGGTTTCTCGCATGCCTGGATCGGGCGTTCGACGGCGCTGAAGCGGTTCTGGCAAATGTCTTCCACAAAGCGGAGTTTTGGAAGAGATACGCACAAGCGCCGCTCAACAAACGTCAGCGCGATATTCTCAACCGCCTCCTCGACGGATTCGAGGGCAAGCTGACATCGTCCAAATATGCCAAGATCGAAAAGTGTTCGGCCGACACGGCATTACGCGACATCAGCGAGTTGGTCGATCGCGGCATCCTTACGAAAGACGAGGGGGGCGGCCGCAGTACTAGCTATTCGCTAACAGATACCCAACCGACAGAGATGTCATGA
- a CDS encoding xanthine dehydrogenase family protein molybdopterin-binding subunit, whose translation MNIRTNPGKLRGFEKHVKVENVSRRSILKGLGIAGSFVLAAPVMTRQAFAAYETGAGKMPHGVVVDPRVFVAIAPDGIVTIVAHRSEMGTGVRTSLPLIVAEEMEADWSRVHVQQAHGDEVKFGNQDTDGSRSTRHYLIPMRQIGASARSMLEAAAAKKWGVPVTEVKAQNHEVVHSASGRKIGFGELAADAAKQSVPSIEGLKLKDPKDFRYLGKGQVSIVDLHDITTGKAHYGADIRLPGLKYAVIARPPVTGGKLKSFDDSAAMKIPGVEKVMEVKGWPWPSKFQPLGGVAVIARNTGAAIKGRDQLKIVWDDGANAKYDSVTYRASLEEAARKPGLVVRKEGDVDAALKSADKVITGEYYLPHLAHVSMEPPVAVADVKGDKAQIWAPVQSPGGTREDVAKTLGIPEDNVTVNVTLLGGGFGRKSKCDFALEAALLSKELGAPVKVQWTREDDVHNGFLHTVSVERIEAGLDKSGKVTAWRHRSVAPTIASTFAAGANHEAAFELGMGLVDMPFEIANIQCENPEAAAFTRIGWFRSVSNIPRAFAVQSMVAEIAQATGRDPKDMLLELIGSPRIVKLDSVKDLWNYGEPYESYPIDTARLRKVVELVAEKGEWGRSVPKGHGLGIAVHRSFVSYIATIVEVAIDDKGKFTVPRVDTAIDCGTYVNPERIHSQIEGAAIMGLSLAKYGEISFKDGKVQQSNFDDFPVIRMDESPAITNVHIVPPGPDTPPSGVGEPGVPPFAPALINAIFAATGKRIRALPIGKQLET comes from the coding sequence ATGAACATTCGCACCAATCCAGGCAAGCTTCGCGGCTTCGAGAAGCACGTGAAGGTCGAGAACGTTTCGCGCCGCAGCATCCTCAAGGGGCTCGGCATCGCCGGCTCGTTCGTGCTCGCCGCACCCGTGATGACGCGCCAGGCGTTCGCCGCCTATGAGACCGGCGCCGGCAAGATGCCGCACGGCGTCGTGGTCGACCCGCGCGTGTTCGTCGCGATCGCGCCCGACGGCATCGTCACCATCGTAGCGCACCGCTCCGAGATGGGCACCGGCGTCCGCACCAGCCTGCCCCTGATCGTCGCCGAGGAGATGGAGGCCGACTGGTCGCGCGTCCATGTCCAGCAGGCGCATGGCGACGAGGTCAAGTTCGGCAACCAGGACACCGACGGGTCGCGCAGCACGCGGCACTATCTGATCCCGATGCGCCAGATCGGCGCCTCGGCGCGCTCGATGCTGGAAGCCGCCGCCGCCAAGAAATGGGGCGTGCCGGTGACCGAGGTGAAGGCGCAAAACCACGAGGTCGTCCACAGCGCGAGCGGGCGCAAGATCGGCTTCGGCGAGCTCGCGGCCGACGCCGCCAAGCAGTCGGTGCCGAGCATTGAAGGCCTCAAGCTGAAGGATCCGAAGGACTTCCGCTATCTCGGCAAGGGCCAGGTCTCGATCGTCGACCTGCACGACATCACCACCGGTAAGGCGCATTACGGCGCCGATATCCGGTTGCCCGGCCTGAAATACGCGGTCATCGCCCGTCCGCCGGTCACCGGCGGCAAGCTCAAATCGTTCGACGACAGCGCGGCGATGAAGATCCCCGGCGTCGAGAAGGTGATGGAGGTCAAGGGCTGGCCGTGGCCGTCCAAGTTCCAGCCGCTCGGCGGCGTGGCTGTGATCGCGCGCAACACCGGCGCCGCGATCAAGGGCCGCGACCAGCTGAAAATCGTCTGGGATGACGGCGCCAATGCCAAGTACGACTCCGTCACCTATCGTGCGTCACTCGAAGAGGCCGCGCGAAAACCCGGCCTCGTGGTGCGCAAGGAGGGCGATGTCGATGCGGCCCTGAAGAGCGCCGACAAGGTGATAACCGGCGAATATTATCTGCCGCATCTCGCCCATGTCAGCATGGAGCCGCCGGTCGCGGTTGCCGACGTCAAGGGCGACAAGGCCCAGATCTGGGCGCCGGTGCAGAGCCCCGGCGGCACCCGCGAGGACGTCGCCAAGACGCTCGGCATCCCCGAGGACAATGTCACCGTCAACGTGACGCTGCTCGGCGGCGGCTTCGGCCGCAAGTCGAAATGCGACTTCGCGCTCGAGGCGGCCCTGCTGTCGAAGGAACTCGGCGCGCCGGTCAAGGTGCAATGGACCCGTGAGGACGACGTCCACAACGGTTTCCTGCACACGGTCTCGGTCGAACGCATCGAGGCTGGCCTCGACAAGAGCGGCAAGGTGACTGCGTGGCGGCACCGCAGCGTGGCGCCGACCATCGCCTCGACCTTCGCCGCCGGCGCCAATCACGAGGCGGCGTTCGAGCTCGGGATGGGGCTGGTCGACATGCCGTTCGAGATCGCCAACATCCAGTGCGAGAACCCGGAAGCCGCCGCGTTCACGCGCATCGGCTGGTTCCGCTCGGTCTCCAACATCCCGCGCGCCTTCGCGGTGCAATCCATGGTGGCGGAGATCGCGCAGGCGACGGGGCGCGACCCGAAGGACATGCTGCTAGAGCTGATCGGAAGTCCGCGGATCGTCAAACTCGATTCGGTGAAGGACCTCTGGAACTACGGCGAGCCCTATGAGAGCTACCCGATCGACACCGCGCGGCTGCGCAAGGTGGTCGAACTGGTCGCGGAAAAGGGCGAGTGGGGCCGCAGTGTGCCGAAAGGCCACGGCCTCGGCATCGCCGTGCACCGCTCCTTCGTCAGCTACATCGCGACCATCGTTGAGGTGGCGATCGACGACAAGGGCAAGTTCACGGTGCCGCGGGTCGATACCGCGATCGATTGCGGCACTTACGTCAACCCGGAGCGGATCCACTCGCAGATCGAAGGCGCTGCGATCATGGGGCTGAGCCTCGCCAAATACGGCGAGATCAGCTTCAAGGACGGCAAGGTGCAGCAGAGCAATTTCGACGACTTCCCGGTGATCCGGATGGACGAGTCGCCTGCGATCACCAATGTCCACATCGTGCCGCCCGGTCCGGACACCCCGCCGAGCGGCGTCGGCGAGCCCGGCGTGCCGCCGTTTGCACCGGCATTGATCAACGCGATCTTCGCCGCGACCGGAAAGCGCATCCGCGCCCTTCCGATCGGCAAGCAGCTTGAGACCTGA
- a CDS encoding (2Fe-2S)-binding protein translates to MIKLKINGQEQNWDGDPDLSLLWYLRDEAGLTGTKFGCGQALCGACTVIVDKEAVRACITSVSDVVGREVTTIEGLHPTGDHPVQKAWRQVNVPQCGFCQAGQIMQAAALLDQNPKPNHDQIREAMAGNICRCGCYQRIENAVHLASTGV, encoded by the coding sequence ATGATCAAGCTAAAAATCAACGGCCAGGAACAGAATTGGGATGGCGACCCCGACCTTTCGCTACTCTGGTATCTCCGTGACGAAGCCGGCCTCACCGGCACCAAGTTCGGCTGCGGCCAGGCGCTGTGCGGCGCCTGCACCGTGATCGTCGACAAGGAGGCGGTGCGCGCCTGCATCACCTCGGTGTCCGACGTCGTCGGCCGCGAGGTCACCACCATCGAGGGGCTGCACCCGACCGGCGATCATCCGGTGCAGAAGGCATGGCGCCAGGTCAATGTTCCGCAGTGCGGCTTCTGCCAGGCCGGCCAGATCATGCAGGCCGCAGCGCTGCTGGACCAGAATCCGAAGCCCAACCACGACCAGATTCGCGAAGCCATGGCGGGCAATATCTGCCGCTGCGGCTGCTACCAGCGGATCGAGAATGCCGTGCACCTCGCATCGACGGGGGTGTGA
- the tnpB gene encoding IS66 family insertion sequence element accessory protein TnpB (TnpB, as the term is used for proteins encoded by IS66 family insertion elements, is considered an accessory protein, since TnpC, encoded by a neighboring gene, is a DDE family transposase.) → MIGLRAGLSIWIATQPVDFRRGMDSLAMLVSEAFGADPFDGGLYVFRSKRRDRVKILTWDGSGLVLYYKRIEGQFTWPPIKEGVMSLSHAQLSVLLDGSDWKRVPMRVVDQPMRAG, encoded by the coding sequence ATGATCGGGCTTCGAGCTGGGTTGTCGATCTGGATTGCGACGCAGCCGGTCGATTTCCGCCGCGGCATGGACTCGCTGGCGATGCTGGTGAGCGAGGCCTTTGGAGCCGATCCGTTCGACGGCGGACTTTATGTCTTCCGCTCCAAGCGCCGAGATCGCGTGAAGATCCTGACTTGGGATGGAAGCGGCCTTGTCCTTTACTACAAAAGAATCGAGGGGCAGTTCACCTGGCCGCCGATCAAGGAAGGCGTCATGTCGCTATCTCATGCTCAGCTCTCGGTGCTGCTCGATGGCTCGGACTGGAAGCGTGTGCCGATGCGAGTTGTGGATCAGCCGATGCGAGCTGGTTGA
- a CDS encoding helix-turn-helix domain-containing protein — translation MPFAQRLTCTIDDACEVTGLGRTKLYELIGTGRIVTTTIGRRRLVVVRSLLALLDTSMSN, via the coding sequence ATGCCATTCGCCCAGCGGCTCACCTGCACGATTGACGATGCATGCGAAGTGACCGGCTTGGGACGCACGAAGCTTTACGAGTTGATCGGAACTGGGCGTATCGTCACGACAACGATAGGACGTCGGCGACTAGTAGTGGTGCGCTCACTTCTGGCGCTCCTTGACACCAGCATGTCGAACTAA
- a CDS encoding helix-turn-helix domain-containing protein has protein sequence MTSLLDTMPPTEVGERLREARENAKFTQAEAAEAADLSRTTLISIEQGQRKVRIDELRRLTNFYKLSINELMRQEAVQANLTPKFRKLFQQEDDAVETAVKKLEGLAKAETELERLLGVQHFRNYPPERPILPGDVRAQAEQDALDLRQRLGLGLSPISDIVTLLELELGVRVYIRRIDGGISGLFAYDEALGACILLNGNHPRDRRAQTAAHELGHLVSTRREPEVLEEGVTENSREERYANTFGRAFMTPARAVMQKFKEITVGSEKLTRRHVIVLAHFFGVSREAIVRRLEELKLAKSGTWDWFQANGSISDQQAAQVLGDLSGPDLHKVDADRPTTLRLGLLAGEAWRRGILSEGQLARMLHLDRVELRRMFDGLEIEGSEADGALMPD, from the coding sequence ATGACCAGTCTGCTTGATACCATGCCGCCGACGGAAGTCGGTGAGCGGCTGCGCGAGGCGCGTGAAAACGCAAAGTTCACCCAGGCTGAGGCGGCGGAAGCGGCTGATCTCTCAAGAACGACTCTTATCTCGATCGAGCAAGGCCAGAGGAAAGTCCGTATCGACGAACTGCGCAGGCTTACCAATTTCTATAAGCTGTCCATCAACGAGCTTATGCGGCAGGAAGCGGTTCAAGCAAATCTTACTCCGAAATTTCGCAAGCTGTTCCAACAAGAGGACGATGCGGTCGAAACGGCTGTCAAGAAGCTGGAAGGCTTAGCCAAGGCCGAGACCGAGCTCGAACGGCTTCTAGGAGTCCAGCATTTTCGAAATTATCCGCCTGAGCGCCCTATTCTCCCGGGGGACGTGCGAGCCCAAGCCGAACAGGACGCTCTCGATTTGCGGCAGCGACTCGGTCTGGGATTGAGTCCGATCTCTGACATTGTAACGCTGCTGGAGCTTGAACTCGGCGTCCGTGTCTATATCCGTCGCATCGATGGCGGAATTTCCGGTCTGTTCGCCTACGACGAAGCGCTCGGCGCCTGCATTCTTCTCAACGGCAATCACCCGCGCGATCGCCGCGCCCAAACGGCAGCCCACGAACTGGGGCATTTGGTTTCGACGCGGCGGGAGCCGGAGGTTCTGGAGGAGGGCGTCACTGAAAACTCCCGTGAGGAGCGTTACGCCAACACCTTCGGCAGAGCCTTCATGACCCCTGCCCGTGCGGTCATGCAAAAATTCAAGGAGATTACCGTCGGATCGGAAAAACTGACCCGACGGCATGTCATCGTGCTCGCACATTTCTTCGGCGTATCACGTGAAGCGATCGTCAGGCGGTTGGAAGAACTCAAGCTGGCGAAGTCCGGGACGTGGGATTGGTTTCAGGCGAACGGGAGCATTAGCGATCAGCAGGCCGCCCAGGTATTGGGGGATCTTTCAGGTCCCGACCTTCATAAAGTGGATGCGGACAGGCCGACGACGCTGCGGCTCGGGCTCCTCGCCGGCGAAGCCTGGCGCCGCGGGATACTGAGCGAAGGCCAACTCGCCCGTATGCTCCATCTGGACCGTGTCGAGCTGCGGCGCATGTTTGATGGCCTTGAAATAGAAGGGAGCGAAGCCGATGGGGCTCTCATGCCTGATTGA
- a CDS encoding 7-cyano-7-deazaguanine synthase — protein MNDDELPAIQVDVHEEGGRARAGRIPCEIGSNLIFKTHNLAAYFFAKWEPVVFDLMLLAASVEFCDRVRRRPALGWGRAFELRLPVHDPDVWNQKNVSDTLHDALELLTGDQWKVTFIKRRKPALEPAQELFYLDTGAEAVIPFSDGLDSRAVGALMAEEYGSRLVRVRLGSKKKDHPKDSFGRKQPFMTLPYQVKPGASHFIESTARSRGFKFAVLSGSAAYFAKAGKVIVPESGQGALGPTLVPVGQAYEDYRNHPRFMKYMTAFFKALLGCDIAFVFPRLWFTKGETLKAYMALSGGKNVEWSKTRSCWQDNRHVSVNNHRRQCGICAACMLRRLSVHAADLEEPADTYVWENLSAPTFDAGVAKGFDKKTRAQKQYAIAGTLHLDHLAYLKQSRAAERPLNLAAFQLARALGESEAAIRIKLDRLLSQHEKEWKTYMNSLGPQSFVVQWADNDQSA, from the coding sequence ATGAACGATGACGAACTGCCCGCAATTCAAGTGGACGTGCACGAAGAGGGCGGACGCGCGCGCGCAGGCCGGATTCCCTGCGAGATCGGAAGCAATCTCATTTTCAAGACGCATAATCTTGCCGCATATTTCTTCGCAAAATGGGAGCCGGTCGTATTCGACCTGATGCTGCTCGCGGCATCCGTTGAATTCTGTGACCGCGTACGGCGCCGCCCGGCCTTGGGATGGGGACGCGCTTTTGAGCTGCGCCTGCCCGTGCATGATCCCGATGTCTGGAACCAAAAGAACGTATCCGACACTCTGCATGATGCGCTCGAACTCCTGACCGGAGATCAGTGGAAAGTCACCTTCATAAAGCGTAGGAAGCCCGCCCTCGAACCGGCACAGGAACTATTCTATCTCGATACCGGAGCCGAGGCGGTCATTCCGTTCAGCGATGGACTCGATTCCCGCGCGGTCGGCGCGCTGATGGCGGAAGAATACGGCAGCCGGCTGGTGCGTGTCCGCCTCGGATCAAAGAAGAAAGACCACCCAAAAGACTCGTTTGGACGAAAGCAGCCTTTCATGACGTTGCCGTACCAGGTGAAGCCCGGCGCATCTCATTTTATCGAATCGACCGCCCGGTCGCGTGGCTTCAAATTTGCTGTGCTGAGCGGATCGGCCGCGTATTTTGCCAAAGCCGGCAAGGTCATCGTTCCGGAGAGTGGACAGGGAGCGCTCGGCCCAACGCTCGTGCCCGTCGGTCAGGCTTATGAGGATTACCGCAACCATCCCCGGTTCATGAAGTACATGACGGCGTTTTTTAAAGCACTTCTCGGCTGTGACATCGCGTTCGTATTCCCGCGCCTGTGGTTTACCAAAGGAGAGACGCTCAAAGCTTACATGGCGCTGAGCGGCGGGAAAAACGTCGAGTGGTCGAAAACGAGATCGTGCTGGCAGGATAACCGCCATGTGTCGGTCAACAATCACCGGCGCCAATGCGGTATTTGCGCCGCCTGCATGCTGCGCCGCCTGAGCGTTCATGCAGCTGATCTTGAGGAGCCCGCCGATACGTATGTCTGGGAAAATCTCTCTGCACCGACCTTCGATGCAGGAGTCGCTAAAGGCTTCGACAAGAAGACCCGTGCTCAAAAGCAATATGCAATCGCAGGCACGTTGCATCTCGATCACCTCGCGTATTTAAAGCAGTCGCGTGCGGCAGAACGGCCGCTCAACCTCGCGGCCTTTCAGCTCGCACGCGCCCTCGGTGAGTCGGAAGCAGCCATCCGTATAAAACTGGACCGGCTGCTCTCCCAACACGAAAAAGAATGGAAAACCTATATGAATTCACTAGGACCGCAGTCGTTTGTTGTTCAGTGGGCCGACAATGACCAGTCTGCTTGA